In Oncorhynchus tshawytscha isolate Ot180627B linkage group LG06, Otsh_v2.0, whole genome shotgun sequence, the following are encoded in one genomic region:
- the LOC112253433 gene encoding alpha-2A adrenergic receptor-like: MGCDNLTNSNGTLPARLPYTVQTSVPLTILVGILILFTVFGNVLVVIAVFTSRALRAPQNLFLVSLACADILVATLVMPFSLANELMGYWYFGQVWCEIYLALDVLFCTSSITHLCAISLDRYWSVTQAIEYNSKRTPRRIKCIVLFVWVLAAIISFPPLISMEKEGAKEEGPTCKINEEKWYIIFSSTASFFAPCVIMILVYVRIYQVAKKRTRAPPGERRRENNNPEKSQYGLVQQDPLERGNKGGRDGVEEDEEVNGLNMEEECSSSDGNENQCSIKMKRSKEKTKVCQVKLGEPSPKGDDAQQYVKVSRWKGRQNREKRFTFVLAVVMGVFVVCWFPFFFTYTLTAICDSCCVPESLFNFFFWFGYCNSSLNPVIYTIFNNDFRRSFKKILCKRDRRGL, translated from the coding sequence ATGGGTTGTGATAACTTGACCAACAGCAACGGGACTTTGCCTGCTAGGCTCCCTTACACTGTGCAGACTTCTGTGCCTCTGACAATACTGGTGGGTATCCTTATTCTATTCACAGTGTTCGGCAATGTCCTGGTGGTCATCGCTGTGTTCACCAGCCGGGCCCTAAGAGCCCCTCAGAACTTGTTTTTAGTGTCCTTAGCATGTGCAGACATTTTAGTGGCCACTCTGGTAATGCCCTTTTCTCTGGCTAATGAACTGATGGGATATTGGTACTTTGGTCAAGTGTGGTGTGAGATCTACCTGGCCCTGGATGTTCTGTTCTGCACCTCGTCCATCACACATCTGTGTGCCATAAGTCTGGACAGATACTGGTCGGTCACTCAAGCCATTGAGTACAACTCAAAAAGGACACCACGCAGGATCAAATGTATAGTGTTATTCGTGTGGGTGCTGGCTGCCATTATATCATTCCCACCTCTCATTTCGATGGAGAAGGAAGGAGCCAAAGAGGAGGGTCCCACATGTAAGATCAATGAGGAGAAGTGGTACATCATATTCTCCAGCACCGCCTCATTCTTCGCCCCATGTGTGATCATGATTCTGGTGTACGTTCGAATTTACCAGGTTGCCAAGAAGAGAACCAGGGCCCCTCcgggtgagaggagaagagaaaacaaTAATCCAGAGAAAAGTCAGTATGGCTTAGTTCAGCAGGACCCTttggagagagggaacaaaggagggagagatggagtggaggaggacgaggaggtcAATGGACTAAATATGGAGGAAGAGTGCTCCTCGTCTGATGGGAATGAGAACCAGTGCTCCATCAAAATGAAGCGGAGCAAGGAAAAGACAAAAGTGTGTCAGGTGAAACTAGGAGAACCGTCCCCTAAAGGTGATGATGCACAGCAGTATGTGAAAGTGAGCCGATGGAAAGGAAGGCAGAACCGAGAAAAGCGCTTCACATTTGTTCTGGCTGTAGTCATGGGAGTGTTTGTTGTCTGCTGGTTCCCCTTCTTCTTCACGTACACACTCACCGCAATATGTGACTCCTGCTGTGTCCCTGAGTCATTGTTCAATTTCTTTTTCTGGTTCGGATACTGCAATAGCTCGCTGAATCCAGTCATATACACTATATTCAACAATGACTTCAGGAGGTCTTTCAAAAAGATCCTTTGCAAAAGGGATCGACGAGGGCTATGA
- the smndc1 gene encoding survival of motor neuron-related-splicing factor 30, which produces MSEDLLKQLGSYKAQLQQVEAALSTDPENEDLLKLQKDLSEVIDLTKDLLTSQPSEGTASANSSDAAPLKHSWSVGDRCMTVWSQDGQVYEAEIEEIDGENGTAAITFFGYGNAEVVPLQNLKPAEEGKHSEEDGKPKSRKEQIADQREYKKKKAQKKVLRMKELEQEREDQKSKWQSFNNKAYNKNKKGQVKRSIFASPESVNGKVGVGTCGIADKPMTTYHDTSKYNVRHLMPQ; this is translated from the exons ATGTCAGAAGATTTGTTGAAACAGTTGGGCAGCTACAAAGCCCAGTTACAACAAGTGGAAGCTGCCTTATCAACCGATCCTGAGAACGAAGACCTTCTCAAATTACAGAAAGACTTATCG GAAGTCATAGACTTGACAAAAGACCTCCTGACGTCGCAGCCCTCTGAAGGTACTGCTAGTGCCAACAGCTCCGATGCAGCCCCCCTGAAACACAGCTGGAGCGTTGGGGACAGGTGTATGACTGTGTGGAGTCAGGATGGACA GGTGTATGAGGCTGAGATTGAGGAGATAGACGGCGAGAACGGCACGGCGGCCATTACCTTCTTCGGCTACGGGAACGCAGAGGTGGTGCCACTGCAGAACCTCAAACCTGCCGAGGAGGGCAAGCATTCTGAGGAGGACGGGAAACCCAAGTCCAG GAAAGAGCAGATAGCAGACCAGAGGGAGTACAAGAAGAAGAAGGCTCAGAAGAAGGTGTTGAGGATGAAGGAACTGGAACAGGAGCGAGAAGACCAGAAATCCAAGTGGCAAAGTTTCAACAACAAGGCCTACAACAAGAACAAGAAAGGACAG GTGAAGAGGAGTATATTTGCATCGCCGGAGAGCGTAAATGGAAAGGTGGGAGTAGGAACATGTGGCATAGCAGACAAACCCATGACCACGTATCACGACACATCCAAATATAACGTCAGGCATCTCATGCCACAGTGA